A window from Erythrolamprus reginae isolate rEryReg1 chromosome 9, rEryReg1.hap1, whole genome shotgun sequence encodes these proteins:
- the LOC139172305 gene encoding protein BUD31 homolog translates to MPKVKRSRKPPPDGWELIEPTLDELDQKMREAETEPHEGKRKVESLWPIFRIHHQKTRYIFDLFYKRKAISRELYEYCIKEGYADKNLIAKWKKQGYENLCCLRCIQTRDTNFGTNCICRVPKSKLEVGRIIECTHCGCRGCSG, encoded by the exons ATGCCCAAGGTGAAAAGGAGCAGAAAGCCGCCTCCAGATGGCTGGGAATTGATTGAACCAACCTTAGATGAGCTGGATCAAAAAATGAGAGAAG CTGAGACCGAGCCAcatgaagggaaaagaaaagtggAATCTCTCTGGCCCATCTTCAGAATACATCATCAGAAAACCCGCTATATTTTTGATCTCTTCTACAAAAGGAAAGCCATTAGCAGAG AATTATACGAATATTGCATCAAAGAAGGTTACGCAGACAAAAACTTGATTGCCAAATGGAAGAAACAAGGATACGAAAATCTCTGCTGTTTACGCTGCATCCAGACCCGCGACACCAATTTTGGAACTAACTGCATTTGTAGAGTGCCCAAGAGTAAACTGGAAGTG GGAAGAATAATTGAGTGTACCCACTGCGGGTGTCGGGGCTGCTCTGGATGA
- the LOC139172304 gene encoding 28 kDa heat- and acid-stable phosphoprotein, whose product MPKGGKKGGHKGRARQYTSPEEIDAQLQAEKQKAREEEEEQEEGGSGASGELKKKEKSLDSDESEEEEGDDYQPKHKGVEGMIDIENPNRAAQTAKKVTQLDLESPRELSRREREEIEKQKAKERYMKMHLAGKTEQAKADLARLAIIRKQREEAAKKKEEERRAKDDAALAGKRMQSLSLNK is encoded by the exons ATGCCCAAAGGAG GTAAAAAGGGGGGCCATAAAGGCCGAGCGCGGCAGTACACAAGCCCTGAAGAGATCGATGCCCAGCTACAGGCTGAGAAACAGAAGGCCAGG gaagaggaagaggagcaagAGGAAGGCGGCTCCGGGGCCTCTGGAGAACTCAAGAAGAAGGAAAAATCGCTAGATTCGGATGAGAGCGAGGAAGAAGAGGGCGACGACTATCAG CCGAAGCACAAAGGCGTGGAAGGCATGATCGACATAGAGAATCCCAACCGGGCGGCACAAACCGCTAAAAAAGTGACGCAGCTCGATTTAGAGAGCCCGAGGGAATTGTCGCGGAGAGAACG AGAAGAGATTGAAAagcagaaagcaaaagaaaggtaCATGAAGATGCATCTGGCAGGGAAAACAGAACAGGCGAAGGCCGACTTGGCCCGGCTAGCCATTATCCGGAAACAGAGGGAGGAAGCAgccaaaaagaaggaggaggagagacgaG CTAAAGACGACGCAGCCCTGGCAGGCAAGCGGATGCAGTCGCTGTCCCTCAACAAGTAA
- the LOC139172317 gene encoding actin-related protein 2/3 complex subunit 1B-A-like — translation MAYQSFLLEPITCHAWNKDRTQLAISPNNHEVHIYKKNGSKWDKIHELKEHNGQVTGIDWAPDSNRIVSCGTDRNAYVWTLKNDVWKPTLVILRINRAACCVKWSPKENKFAVGSGSRRISICYFEQENDWWVCKHIKKPIRSTILCLDWHPNNVLLAAGSCDFKCRIFSAYIKEVEERPAPTPWGSKMTFGELMFESKSSYSWVHSICFSESGNHLAWVGHDSTICLADANKKMAVACLFTETLPLLAVTFITENSLVAAGHDCYPMLFVYNEQQGALSYGGKMDIPKQSSQRGLTARERFQNLDKKASSDTNNASLDTVHKNSISQISVVAGGKGNCSKFCTTGMDGGMSIWDVKTLEAAMKGLRVK, via the exons ATGGCTTATCAAAGCTTCCTGCTGGAACCCATCACCTGTCATGCCTGGAACAAGGACCGGACTC AACTTGCCATCTCCCCCAACAATCACGAAGTCCACATCTACAAGAAAAACGGGTCCAAGTGGGACAAAATCCACGAGCTGAAGGAACACAATGGGCAAGTGACAG GCATTGATTGGGCGCCCGACAGCAACCGGATTGTGAGCTGCGGGACAGACCGCAACGCCTACGTCTGGACCCTGAAGAACGATGTTTGGAAGCCCACCCTGGTCATCCTCCGGATCAATCGCGCGGCCTGTTGTGTGAAGTGGTCCCCGAAGGAGAACAAGTTTGCCGTGGGCAGCGGCTCCCGGAGGATCTCCATCTGCTACTTTGAGCAAGAGAATGATTG GTGGGTCTGTAAGCACATCAAGAAGCCGATTCGATCGACCATCCTCTGCCTGGATTGGCACCCAAACAACGTCCTCCTGGCGGCAGGATCCTGTGACTTCAAGTGCAG GATCTTCTCGGCCTACATTAAAGAGGTGGAAGAGCGCCCAGCCCCTACTCCTTGGGGATCCAAGATGACGTTCGGGGAGCTGATGTTTGAGTCGAAGAGCAGCTACAGCTGGGTCCACAGCATCTGCTTTTCGGAGAGTGGCAACCATCTGGCCTGGGTGGGCCACGACAGCACCATCTGTTTGGCAGATGCCAACAAGAAAATGGC TGTTGCTTGCCTTTTTACGGAAACTCTGCCCCTCCTGGCTGTGACCTTCATCACCGAGAACAGTCTTGTGGCTGCG GGACATGACTGCTACCCCATGTTGTTCGTGTACAATGAACAGCAGGGCGCCTTGAGCTATGGTGGGAAAATGGACATCCCCAAGCAGAGTTCCCAGCGTGGACTGACAGCTCGGGAGCGTTTCCAGAACCTGGACAAGAAGGCCAGCTCCGATACCAACAATGCTTCTCTGGACACGGTCCACAAGAACAGCATCAG CCAAATCTCTGTGGTTGCCGGCGGGAAGGGCAACTGCTCCAAATTCTGCACCACCGGGATGGATGGCGGCATGAGCATATGGGACGTGAAG ACCTTGGAGGCTGCAATGAAAGGCCTTCGGGTGAAATAA
- the LOC139172303 gene encoding pentatricopeptide repeat-containing protein 1, mitochondrial-like: MTVSQRMCRGFSAIFTQKGSVCPWICSIRRFRDIPGRKKWIWPPSLQSTAFLDRRLISTSLPVYKLHNRDLEEMAQSSEALSKDEEEEEKFDADESFGLLTQKYPPKPFSQKASTDSHNLRLQAKKEEEEEEEELEIKPRWGPRNTPYWYFLQCKALIKENKLAEALELFEVQMLKEERLWPEEFNYTVLIGGCGRVGYLKKALKLYNDMKKRDLTPTIATYTALFNACAETPWKDSGLQSALKLRQELIQKGIELNPPAYRALLKCCALCSDLHMCFDILKEMVAKGHQITMDTFNILLMGCINDKENGFRYALQVWQQMAKLNLKPDLYTYNLMLSAAKYCGIGDPELASKLLLRPSEKRPTHLRLNAGREQGTKGQRKKRAIVLASMLSDVEALEQNMFLGDGPKTEKPDRNRADAKPESSDHSDLSDCDRDRSLVISYQNQLVPEPRAGNSSSEPAIPSPNLLDLQSLAPHVVSLGTVATPSDRLALMGNMEGFLKKMKDDKVAVNIRTFVLLAENVEVNSPSESSLLAVMKENDVKPDVAFFNTLIRKKSKKANLEAAKTLLPLMLQNGLSPDLYTFCNLAIACRKYKEGMQLLSDMKLSGIKPNVQIYGALINAAVRRLNYTYLVEILKDMSRNQVAPNEFIVNMLEFAAQYPPNYDKYQKKDHYLEKIDGFRDFYFRWLKWMPGQETPHPWTRYQYKNLAQSKGGTKLEQDPDSQELK; this comes from the exons ATGACGGTTTCTCAGCGGATGTGCCGGGGCTTCTCTGCAATATTTACCCAGAAAGGGTCTGTCTGTCCTTGGATTTGTTCTATTCGCCGTTTCAGAGACATTCctggaagaaaaaaatggataTGGCCACCAAGCCTACAATCCACAGCTTTTCTGGACCGGAGGCTGATTAGCACCTCGCTGCCAGTCTATAAATTACACAACAGAGATCTGGAGGAGATGGCCCAATCGTCAGAAGCGCTTTCtaaagatgaggaagaagaggagaaatttGATGCTGATGAAAGCTTTGGGTTGTTAACTCAGAAATATCCTCCCAAGCCCTTTTCTCAGAAGGCTTCGACTGATTCTCACAACTTACGACTCCAAgccaaaaaagaggaggaagaagaggaggaggagctagaAATAAAACCCAGATGGGGTCCAAGAAATACTCCATACTGGTATTTTTTGCAGTGCAAAGCATTGATAAAGGAAAATAAG CTTGCTGAGGCTCTCGAGCTCTTTGAGGTACAGATGCTGAAGGAAGAACGTCTCTGGCCCGAAGAGTTCAACTACACGGTGCTGattggtggatgtggcagggtTGGGTACCTGAAGAAGGCCTTAAAGCTCTACAATGAT ATGAAAAAGCGAGACCTGACGCCTACGATTGCCACGTACACGGCCCTCTTCAACGCCTGCGCAGAGACGCCCTGGAAAGACAGTGGTCTGCAGAGCGCCCTTAAGTTACGACAGGAACTGATCCAAAAAGGCATAGAGTTGAATCCACCTGCGTATCGCGCTTTATTGAAATGCTGTGCTTTGTGTTCGGATCTCCACATGTGCTTTGATATATTAAAg GAAATGGTGGCAAAAGGCCATCAAATCACCATGGATACTTTCAACATCCTGCTCATGGGATGCATAAACGACAAGGAGAACGGGTTCCGCTATGCTTTACAG GTTTGGCAGCAGATGGCCAAGCTGAACCTCAAACCTGACCTGTACACTTACAATTTGATGCTGTCAGCTGCCAAATACTGTGGCATCGGTGACCCCGAGTTGGCTTCTAAATTGCTACTAAGACCCTCAGAGAAACGTCCGACTCACCTGAGGCTGAATGCTGGCAGGGAGCAAGGCACAAAAggtcagagaaagaaaagagccATCGTTCTGGCTTCCATGTTATCGGATGTCGAAGCCCTGGAACAAAACATGTTCCTAGGAGACGGTCCTAAAACGGAGAAGCCTGATAGAAACCGAGCAGATGCCAAGCCGGAGTCAAGCGATCACTCCGATTTATCAGACTGCGATAGAGACAGGAGTTTGGTGATCTCTTATCAGAACCAGCTGGTTCCGGAACCAAGAGCAGGAAACTCCTCCTCGGAGCCTGCCATCCCCTCCCCTAACTTGCTGGATTTGCAGAGCCTGGCCCCACACGTGGTTTCCTTGGGGACGGTGGCTACGCCTTCCGACCGACTGGCTCTGATGGGGAACATGGAAGGCTtcttaaaaaaaatgaaggacGACAAGGTGGCCGTGAACATCCGGACGTTCGTATTGCTGGCCGAAAACGTGGAAGTCAACAGCCCATCAGAATCGTCCTTGCTGGCCGTCATGAAGGAGAACGACGTGAAACCAGACGTGGCTTTTTTTAATACGTTGATcaggaaaaagagcaagaaagccaATCTGGAGGCGGCAAAG ACCTTGCTGCCTTTAATGCTGCAAAACGGACTTTCGCCAGACCTGTACACATTTTGTAACTTAGCCATTGCCTGCCGCAAATATAAAGAAGGGATGCAGCTCCTGTCAGACATGAAG CTGTCTGGAATAAAACCCAACGTGCAAATCTACGGCGCATTGATAAACGCAGCGGTGAGGCGACTGAATTACACTTACCTCGTAGAGATCCTTAAAGACATGAGCAGGAATCAGGTGGCTCCAAATGAATTTATTGTTAACATGCTGGAGTTTGCAGCCCAGTATCCTCCTAATTATGATAAG TACCAGAAAAAGGATCATTATCTAGAGAAAATTGATGGCTTCCGAGATTTCTATTTCCGTTGGCTCAAGTGGATGCCCGGGCAAGAAACACCACACCCTTGGACAAGATACCAATATAAGAATTTGGCACAAAGCAAAGGTGGCACCAAGCTGGAACAGGATCCAGACAGCCAGGAGCTAAAATAA